AAAAGAGATATCAGCATACATTAAAATCAAGTGGGATATCGAATCGCATGTTGTACAAAATAGGAGACAGACATAAAATCGTGAACACATCAAAAGTGCAAACTCACCCAtagaaaaaggggaagaaaTAAAATCGAAAAACAACGTAAAAATGATAGTGTTAGATCAACATTGTTGGTGAGGTGCACAAAAGAGGGGACCAGCATCGGATGTTAAAGCAGGAACCATTGATCCGACAGCGGCTTCAAAGTGTTGCGATGCCAAATAATTTGGAGCAACACTTCCATATCCTGATGGGATAAAATATGCCCCATTTACGAACACGTCCTTTGTCGACCTCCACTTCCAGCTCTTCCAATCATCCTTCGTCTCGCGTTTTGTTACCTGCCGttggatatttttttattctcgGCTATCCATGCACCATCTCAACATCAATATTCACCAAAATTACATGAAATTCTTGAATAAATACACCATTAATGTCGGATGAcagatttttaaaaatgttcAGGTTAAGTGTagtgagaataaagtaggaaattttttttagaaaaaacactaaaatataagagaatgtttctgaaaaaaatgactgaaaTAGGACTCAACTATCATGGACAACATTTAGCTTTAAACTAGTAGTAGTATCAAATTGTTGTGACGCACCTCTTTAACTTGATCAGAAGCCACAAAATAATTGGCTTCGCTAAGTATAGTTGGATCAGCACTCCCACCAATTGCGTACATAATCCACTGATCGTACTTGTTGTTTGCTACGTGGGCGTATCCGTATCGAACTCTGTAATGCATAACCACCTCTaatcaaattaataataaaaaaaaagcttTTCTTTGAGTTGCCCTAATAATAAAGTAATAATTGATCTAAATATCTCAGGTTCAAGGCCTATAAATTACTACTCCCCGTTTGcctataaaaaaatgaaaattttctttCGTTATCTATGTGTACAATAAGTTACCTTGGCATTCTTTGCACCAATCCAGGCCCAAAGTGATTAAAAACCACCGTCACTTTCATGATTTTGTCATCTGTAAATCCATCTTTATGTCCCAACAGCATCAcctatataaaattgaatatacGTAATTAATAATTACTCCGTGTTTTAATAAAAGTGAGTGAATAATAATATACCTTATCATGTTGAGTGAAGTAATTGTTGGAAAGAGTAACAAAATTTGATGCATGTGTCACGTCAAGAAGACCATCCGTGCAACGAGCAAGGTAGCAATGATCGATCCACACATTGGACGAATCAAGAATGGTAATTCCATCTCCATCGCTACCGAGCCTATGCCCGACATGGTCCGTGCTACTCCGCACCAGGCCAGGCTTCCCGGGCTTGCAGTCGTGGATGCTAAGCCCGTGGACTATGACGTGGCTCACGCCCTCAATAGTAATGCACGGCCCATTTGATATCTCTACTCGCGCCCCTCTCCCATCGATCGTCTTATAACTATTCACAATCAACTCGTTATCGAGTTCAATACTCATGTCGCTTTCAAATATGATCCACAGCGGTTGGGCTTGGATCACACCATAACGAAGCGTGCCCGGCTTAGGGTTAATCGCGTCATCTGACGCGTCAGTCACGATGTATATAGCCCCATTCTTCCCTCCCACGGCCCCACTTCCGAATCCTATTGCACAATCGGCTAGCGCCTTCCGGGTCAGAGCCCAATTCGGGTCGGCCCGCCAGCACGagtctattttgttca
This sequence is a window from Salvia splendens isolate huo1 chromosome 5, SspV2, whole genome shotgun sequence. Protein-coding genes within it:
- the LOC121802430 gene encoding probable pectate lyase 16; this encodes MNKIDSCWRADPNWALTRKALADCAIGFGSGAVGGKNGAIYIVTDASDDAINPKPGTLRYGVIQAQPLWIIFESDMSIELDNELIVNSYKTIDGRGARVEISNGPCITIEGVSHVIVHGLSIHDCKPGKPGLVRSSTDHVGHRLGSDGDGITILDSSNVWIDHCYLARCTDGLLDVTHASNFVTLSNNYFTQHDKVMLLGHKDGFTDDKIMKVTVVFNHFGPGLVQRMPRVRYGYAHVANNKYDQWIMYAIGGSADPTILSEANYFVASEKNIQRQVTKRETKDDWKSWKWRSTKDVFVNGAYFIPSGYGSVAPNYLASQHFEAAVGSMVPALTSDAGPLFCAPHQQC